In Micromonospora sp. LH3U1, one genomic interval encodes:
- a CDS encoding UDP-N-acetylmuramoyl-tripeptide--D-alanyl-D-alanine ligase yields MIALTLAEVAAAVDGRLVAADPAATVTGSVEFDSRKVGPGSLFVAFPGEKVDGHDYAATAIQAGAVAVLGSREVPGVPMVLVDDALAAMGRLARAAVDRLPGLTVIGVTGSSGKTTTKDLIGQLTARLGATVAPPGSFNNELGHPHTALRAGPDTRYLVMEKGARGVGHVRYLCELVPPRISVVLNVGTSHIGEFGSQEAIALAKGELVEALPADGLAVLNADDPRVDAMASRTRARVVRYGEAPDADVRAEDVTLDERGHPSYTLVTPEGRAPVRLGLTGRHQVWNTLAAAAVARELGMPLAELATALGELGLVSTRRMDVFDRPDGVTVIDDSYNANPASMAVAVRALISIGQGRRTVAVLGYMAELGPFESDGHAEVGQLAAELGVDRLLVVGEPAAPIHEGATAVANWGGESVLLTDQAAAVEVLRSELRPGDVVLVKGSRYRTWEVADALRAEAGGDSTRSAGSELASPAVPTEGGTE; encoded by the coding sequence GTGATCGCGCTGACCCTGGCCGAGGTGGCTGCCGCGGTCGACGGGCGGCTGGTGGCCGCCGACCCGGCCGCCACCGTCACCGGTTCCGTGGAGTTCGACTCGCGGAAGGTGGGGCCCGGTTCGCTCTTCGTGGCCTTCCCGGGGGAGAAGGTCGACGGGCACGACTACGCGGCGACGGCGATCCAGGCCGGCGCGGTGGCGGTGCTCGGCAGCCGTGAGGTGCCCGGGGTGCCGATGGTGCTGGTCGACGACGCCCTGGCCGCGATGGGCCGGCTGGCGCGCGCGGCGGTGGACCGGCTGCCCGGGCTGACCGTGATCGGCGTGACCGGCTCCTCCGGCAAGACCACCACGAAGGACCTGATCGGTCAGCTCACCGCCCGACTCGGGGCCACGGTGGCGCCGCCCGGCTCGTTCAACAACGAGCTGGGGCACCCGCACACCGCCCTGCGGGCCGGGCCGGACACCCGCTACCTGGTGATGGAGAAGGGCGCGCGCGGGGTCGGGCACGTGCGTTACCTCTGTGAGCTGGTGCCGCCCCGGATCTCCGTGGTGCTCAACGTCGGCACCTCGCACATCGGCGAGTTCGGCTCGCAGGAGGCGATCGCCCTGGCCAAGGGCGAACTGGTCGAGGCGCTGCCGGCGGACGGGCTGGCCGTGCTGAACGCCGACGACCCCCGGGTGGACGCGATGGCGAGCCGCACCCGGGCCCGGGTGGTCCGCTACGGCGAGGCGCCGGACGCCGACGTGCGCGCCGAGGACGTCACCCTGGACGAGCGGGGGCACCCGTCGTACACCCTGGTCACCCCGGAGGGGCGCGCGCCGGTCCGGCTCGGGCTGACGGGCCGTCACCAGGTCTGGAACACGCTCGCGGCGGCGGCGGTAGCCCGGGAACTGGGCATGCCGCTGGCCGAACTGGCCACGGCCCTCGGCGAGTTGGGGCTGGTCTCGACCCGCCGGATGGACGTCTTCGACCGCCCCGACGGGGTGACCGTCATCGACGACTCGTACAACGCCAACCCGGCCTCGATGGCGGTTGCGGTGCGGGCGCTGATCAGCATCGGCCAGGGTCGGCGTACCGTCGCGGTGCTCGGTTACATGGCCGAGCTGGGCCCGTTCGAGTCCGACGGCCACGCCGAGGTCGGCCAACTGGCGGCCGAGCTGGGTGTGGACCGGCTGCTCGTGGTGGGTGAGCCGGCGGCGCCGATCCACGAAGGCGCGACAGCGGTAGCGAACTGGGGAGGAGAGTCGGTGCTGCTCACCGATCAGGCGGCGGCCGTCGAGGTGCTGCGGAGCGAGCTACGACCGGGCGATGTCGTCCTGGTCAAGGGCTCCCGGTACCGGACGTGGGAGGTGGCCGACGCCCTGCGCGCCGAGGCCGGTGGGGACTCCACGCGGAGCGCGGGGAGTGAGCTTGCGAGCCCCGCAGTCCCGACCGAAGGTGGCACCGAATGA
- a CDS encoding UDP-N-acetylmuramoyl-L-alanyl-D-glutamate--2,6-diaminopimelate ligase — MRPEPDDRVGSDAVPGNPRPRTVTGVRLGDLAVRLAVDLPADAAAVVVTGATHASQEVRPGDLYAALPGARRHGAEFAAAAAEAGAVALLTDPAGAELAAGSGLPALVVPDPRAVLGELSSAVYGDPTADLIMIGVTGTAGKTSTAYLVESGLRAAGHTTGLIGTVETRLGDLVIDSVRTTPEATDLHAMLATARERGVTAVVMEVSSHALAMGRVGGVRFAVGGYTNFGSDHLDFHADSDDYFAAKAQLFDGRCAVEVLNHDDPALQPLHKPATVTYSAAGDQGATWWADGVGGEGYAQRFTAHGPNGAVLSAGVALPGRHNVANALLAIAALVAAGVDPATAAAGVAACGGVPGRLELVDVAAPVRGIVDYAHKSDAIVAALAALRELSAGRLICVIGAGGDRDRGKRPVMGAAAAEGANVVLVTDDNPRTEDPAEIRAEVLAGAYRAGTAARIIEVAGRRAAIDEAVRLAEPGDVIALLGKGHERGQEVAGEVFPFDDTIELADALRARFGDLAGQR; from the coding sequence GTGCGGCCGGAACCGGACGACCGGGTAGGGTCTGACGCCGTGCCCGGCAATCCACGTCCACGTACCGTGACCGGAGTCCGGCTCGGTGATCTCGCCGTCCGACTCGCCGTCGACCTCCCGGCGGATGCCGCCGCGGTGGTCGTCACCGGGGCCACCCACGCCAGCCAGGAGGTTCGCCCCGGCGACCTCTACGCGGCGCTGCCCGGTGCCCGTCGGCACGGCGCGGAGTTCGCCGCCGCCGCCGCCGAGGCGGGTGCCGTGGCCCTGCTGACCGACCCCGCGGGTGCGGAGCTGGCGGCGGGGAGCGGTCTGCCCGCCCTGGTGGTGCCCGACCCGCGCGCCGTGCTCGGCGAGCTGTCCTCGGCCGTGTACGGGGACCCGACCGCCGATCTCATCATGATCGGGGTGACCGGCACCGCCGGAAAGACCTCCACCGCGTACCTCGTCGAGTCGGGGCTGCGGGCCGCCGGGCACACCACCGGGTTGATCGGCACCGTGGAGACCCGGCTCGGGGACCTGGTGATCGACAGTGTGCGCACCACCCCCGAGGCGACCGACCTGCACGCCATGCTGGCCACCGCCCGCGAGCGTGGGGTCACCGCCGTGGTCATGGAGGTTTCCAGTCACGCCCTGGCCATGGGCCGGGTGGGCGGTGTCCGGTTCGCCGTCGGCGGTTACACCAACTTCGGCTCCGACCACCTGGACTTCCACGCCGACAGCGACGACTACTTCGCCGCGAAGGCCCAGCTCTTCGACGGGCGCTGCGCGGTCGAGGTGCTCAACCACGACGACCCGGCACTGCAGCCGCTGCACAAGCCGGCGACGGTCACCTACTCGGCGGCCGGTGACCAGGGCGCGACCTGGTGGGCCGACGGCGTGGGCGGCGAGGGGTACGCCCAGCGGTTCACCGCGCACGGCCCGAACGGCGCGGTCCTGTCCGCCGGGGTGGCGCTGCCCGGACGGCACAACGTGGCCAACGCGCTGCTGGCCATCGCCGCGCTGGTCGCCGCCGGTGTGGACCCGGCGACCGCGGCGGCGGGCGTGGCTGCCTGCGGTGGCGTACCGGGTCGGCTGGAGCTGGTCGACGTCGCCGCGCCGGTGCGCGGGATCGTCGACTACGCGCACAAGTCGGACGCGATCGTGGCAGCGCTGGCCGCGTTGCGCGAGCTGAGCGCCGGCCGGTTGATCTGCGTGATCGGCGCCGGCGGGGACCGGGACCGGGGCAAGCGGCCGGTGATGGGCGCCGCCGCGGCGGAGGGGGCCAACGTGGTGCTGGTGACCGACGACAATCCGCGTACCGAGGATCCGGCGGAAATCCGCGCCGAGGTGCTCGCCGGGGCGTACCGGGCTGGCACGGCCGCCCGGATCATCGAGGTGGCGGGTCGCCGCGCCGCGATCGACGAGGCGGTTCGACTGGCCGAGCCGGGCGACGTGATCGCGCTGCTCGGTAAGGGGCACGAGCGGGGCCAGGAGGTGGCGGGCGAGGTGTTTCCGTTCGACGACACCATCGAGCTGGCCGACGCGCTGCGGGCCCGCTTCGGGGACCTGGCGGGTCAGCGGTGA
- a CDS encoding peptidoglycan D,D-transpeptidase FtsI family protein → MVRTVAPRTPRGPGVDEPPPRRRTTPRAPRRADRPAARRPSRKPPRPPKLADSRLRLRLGTALALLLFVSIGIRLIFLQAVDAPAYAGGGTADRLRTVELPAPRGAIYDSTGAPLARSVEARYVFADPTEVKDPPGVAKALSPLLGIPASKLVELMKPRKLENGKDSTFAYLARGVEIATAKRVQALELPGIGVHRDESRDVPGGDLAANLIGFTSQDMDGLEGLEARYDDLLAGQDGKRVYEAGLGDLAAPIPGGYSRTTPAKPGSSLTLTINRDLQFRTQQILSAGMAQQPGGTGVAVIIEIPSGAVLAQASNPTYNAAKPTPSDPVAREDAATSFVVDPGSIHKAITYGAALQEGVITPDTTLPIANSIKMGDTWFSDTHPADGKRMSVPGMLAYSSNVGTITIAEQLGRDRLIDYQKRFGLGKPTGEGMPGEASGRLLPADEWSGSSHGSVPIGHSVDATPLQMAAAYAAIANNGTYVQPHLVKEVIGPDGKRTPTPAPVTRSVLSPQNAVALRTMLEAVTSVDHATGLTAAVPGYRVAGKTGTGWRLVNGKKQPGEVSSFIGMAPAENPRYVIAVFVYAPNGGGAAIANPAFRDMMQFTLRHYRVPPSTGGSAPKFVVYPR, encoded by the coding sequence GTGGTGCGCACCGTCGCGCCGCGTACCCCTCGTGGCCCGGGGGTCGACGAGCCGCCGCCGCGCCGCCGGACCACACCGCGCGCGCCGCGCCGCGCCGACCGCCCTGCGGCCCGCCGGCCGTCCCGCAAGCCACCGCGCCCGCCGAAGCTGGCCGACTCGCGGCTGCGCCTGCGACTGGGCACCGCGCTCGCCCTGCTGCTCTTTGTCAGCATCGGGATCCGGCTGATCTTCCTCCAGGCGGTCGATGCCCCGGCGTACGCCGGTGGCGGCACCGCCGACCGCCTCCGCACGGTCGAGCTGCCGGCGCCGCGGGGCGCGATCTACGACAGCACCGGCGCGCCGCTGGCCCGTAGTGTCGAGGCGCGGTACGTCTTCGCCGACCCGACCGAGGTGAAGGACCCGCCCGGCGTCGCCAAGGCGCTCTCTCCGCTGCTCGGCATCCCGGCGTCGAAGCTCGTCGAGCTGATGAAGCCCCGCAAGCTGGAGAACGGCAAGGATTCCACGTTCGCCTACCTGGCCCGGGGGGTGGAGATCGCGACCGCCAAGCGGGTGCAGGCGCTGGAGCTGCCCGGCATCGGGGTGCACCGCGACGAGAGCCGTGACGTGCCCGGCGGCGACCTGGCGGCCAACCTGATCGGCTTCACCAGCCAGGACATGGACGGGCTGGAGGGGTTGGAGGCCCGCTACGACGACCTGCTCGCCGGGCAGGACGGCAAGCGGGTGTACGAGGCTGGCCTCGGTGACCTCGCCGCACCGATCCCGGGCGGCTACAGCCGGACCACGCCCGCCAAGCCGGGCAGCTCGCTGACCCTCACCATCAATCGCGACCTGCAGTTCCGGACGCAGCAGATCCTCAGCGCCGGCATGGCCCAGCAGCCGGGCGGCACCGGCGTCGCCGTGATCATCGAGATTCCCTCCGGTGCGGTGCTGGCCCAGGCCAGCAATCCCACCTACAACGCGGCGAAGCCAACGCCCAGCGACCCGGTCGCCCGGGAAGACGCGGCGACCAGCTTCGTCGTCGACCCCGGCTCGATCCACAAGGCGATCACCTACGGCGCGGCGTTGCAGGAGGGCGTGATCACGCCGGACACCACGCTGCCCATCGCCAACAGCATCAAGATGGGCGACACCTGGTTCTCCGACACGCACCCGGCCGACGGCAAGCGAATGAGCGTGCCGGGGATGCTCGCCTACTCGTCGAACGTCGGCACCATCACCATCGCCGAACAGCTCGGCCGGGACCGGCTGATCGACTACCAGAAGCGGTTCGGGCTGGGTAAGCCCACCGGCGAGGGGATGCCGGGGGAGGCCAGCGGGCGACTGCTGCCGGCCGACGAGTGGAGCGGGTCGTCGCACGGGTCGGTGCCGATCGGGCACAGCGTCGACGCCACCCCACTGCAGATGGCCGCCGCGTACGCCGCCATCGCCAACAACGGCACGTACGTGCAGCCCCACCTGGTCAAGGAGGTGATCGGCCCGGACGGCAAGCGCACCCCCACACCGGCCCCGGTGACCCGGTCGGTGCTCAGCCCGCAGAACGCCGTGGCCCTCCGTACGATGCTGGAGGCGGTCACCAGCGTCGACCATGCCACCGGCCTGACCGCCGCGGTCCCCGGTTACCGGGTCGCCGGCAAGACCGGCACCGGGTGGCGGCTGGTGAACGGCAAGAAGCAGCCCGGTGAGGTGTCCTCGTTCATCGGGATGGCCCCCGCCGAGAACCCCCGATACGTGATCGCCGTCTTCGTCTACGCGCCGAACGGCGGGGGCGCGGCGATCGCCAATCCCGCGTTCCGGGACATGATGCAGTTCACTCTGCGTCACTACCGCGTACCGCCTTCCACGGGCGGTTCGGCCCCCAAGTTCGTGGTCTATCCGCGCTGA